Proteins encoded by one window of Plasmodium falciparum 3D7 genome assembly, chromosome: 4:
- a CDS encoding AAA family ATPase, putative → MMNIIRSIEANEVIYNSLLEEEKDCFQDILLNEIWDIYDNQEKEKKNELYKKNGNNKNLENGSRPNGFIFFERSNKYSPEDGYNLEGNKKEEMDINDLIFSDVNNNIFENNEDDEIYNKVMDLLNENETCDVYEKIEENENFVSGIKCVDIKNFMNFDPLFIKVYHEEYKIEKQDNIKEKPHISNSEKIESAFKIKYTENVEKGSKLKKKYQIDSDFSRTSKTDSFIDESDDGIYNAKKLKMKKKKKNYNLSDDENEDNNNNNNNNNNNNNNNNNNNNNTNISSKKKDAFSNAFDILVKRKNEKNEEAIKAFNYINEKKRNRDCMKHNNHVGDNKYDKKKNYKKNNDDTNGVGYDEIPEKYWSLIEQGIEVNIIRYALSMKMDSNEQVKESDIIGLYDIKKIIKDKIVNVILRPDLFTGLNRAAKGILLFGPPGTGKTMVAKWVASSCKCSFYNVNTSSLFSKYIGETEKIVTALFKCAEVDNPSILFFDEIDSLLGTRKKDEDDTTIRIKNQLLQMIDGINTKKDIIIVIIGATNRPDMIDDAALRRFNKRVYIPLPDFNARKEQIRYIISKHTHSGFQLTEEELDAISVKLENWNGSDIYHLCSKCYEYVYDDAVEQYNGIQNIPNASIFRAIQFNDFIKAMTQVNTSYKNVFDYDEWSKMHSSL, encoded by the coding sequence ATGATGAACATTATAAGGAGCATTGAAGCAAATGAAGTTATATACAATAGTTTattagaagaagaaaaagactGCTTCCAGGATATTTTACTTAATGAGATATGGGATATTTATGATAAtcaagaaaaggaaaaaaagaatgagttatataaaaaaaatggaaataataaaaatttagaaaATGGAAGTAGGCCAAAtggatttattttttttgaaagaaGTAATAAATATTCACCTGAAGATGGTTATAATTTAGagggaaataaaaaagaagagatggatataaatgatttaatatttagtgatgtgaataataatatatttgagaataatgaagatgatgaaatatataataaggtTATGGATTTGTTGAATGAGAATGAAACATGTGATGTGTATGAaaaaatagaagaaaatGAGAACTTTGTTAGTGGTATTAAATGtgtagatataaaaaattttatgaatttcgatccattatttattaaagtaTATcatgaagaatataaaattgaaaaacaAGATAACATAAAAGAGAAGCCACACATATCGAATAGTGAAAAGATTGAAAGTGCATTTAAAATAAAGTATACAGAAAATGTAGAAAAAGGttctaaattaaaaaaaaaatatcaaatcGATTCAGATTTCAGTAGAACTAGTAAAACAGATTCGTTTATAGATGAAAGTGATGATGGAATTTATAATGCAAAAAagttaaaaatgaaaaaaaagaaaaaaaattataatttgtcAGATGATGAAAACGAagataacaacaacaacaacaacaacaacaacaacaacaataataataataataataataataataatacaaatatttcatcaaaaaaaaaagatgccTTTTCAAATGCTTTTGATATTTTAGTGAAGAgaaaaaatgagaaaaatgaAGAGGCAATTAAAGCTTTTAATTACattaatgagaaaaaaagaaatcgTGATTGTATGAAACATAATAATCACGTTGgggataataaatatgataagaaaaaaaattataagaaaaataatgatgatacaaACGGAGTGGGATATGATGAAATACCTGAAAAATACTGGTCCTTAATAGAACAAGGTATAGAAGTAAATATAATACGTTATGCTCTAAGTATGAAAATGGATTCTAATGAACAAGTAAAAGAATCAGATATTATAGGGttatatgatattaaaaaaataataaaagataaaattgtAAATGTTATATTAAGACCAGATTTATTTACTGGATTAAATAGAGCAGCAAaaggtatattattatttggacCACCAGGTACAGGAAAAACCATGGTAGCAAAATGGGTAGCTTCTTCTTGTAAATGTTCATTTTATAACGTAAATACTTCATCTTTATTTAGTAAATATATTGGAGAAACTGAAAAAATCGTTACAGCATTATTTAAATGTGCAGAGGTGGATAATCcttccattttattttttgatgaAATAGATTCATTATTAGGAACAAGGAAAAAAGATGAAGATGATACAACCATTAGAATTAAAAATCAATTATTACAAATGATTGATGGAATCAATACcaaaaaagatattattattgtaattataGGAGCAACGAATAGACCAGATATGATAGATGATGCAGCTTTAAGACGTTTTAATAAAAGAGTATATATACCATTACCAGATTTTAATGCAAGAAAAGAACaaataagatatattatatccaaACATACACATTCAGGATTTCAATTAACCGAAGAAGAATTAGATGCTATCTCTGTGAAATTAGAAAACTGGAATGGTAGTGATATATATCATCTTTGTTCTAAATGTTATGAATATGTCTATGATGATGCAGTAGAACAATATAACGGAATACAAAATATACCAAATGCTTCAATCTTTAGAGCTATACAATTTAATGATTTTATTAAAGCCATGACACAAGTAAATACctcttataaaaatgttttcgATTATGATGAGTGGAGTAAAATGCACAGTTCTTTGTAA
- a CDS encoding zinc finger Ran-binding domain-containing protein 2, putative translates to MDNHKYIDKSKSGDWICTDENCRNVNFSKRTHCNRCNRVRPKSIGKNTKNIFFKSNDWKCDDCGNINWAKREKCNICSKSRYTKILNEHKNNKEIRTGKGGGHYDIQHNNEKRVHDSEDEEYDEFGRKKKKKIKTEDYEKKEKRYSEDSRINNHKDISYKHNNNYKNKNSDRSRSRSVSSDIKRKEHIPDRGIEIKKYDRSSKYDDKYDRSSKYDDKYDRSSKYDGKYDRSSKYDDKYDRSNKYDDKYDRSNKYDDKYDRSNKYDDKYDRSSKYDDKYDRSNKYDDKYDRSNKYDDKYDRSNKYDDKYDRPNKYDDKYDRSNKYDDKYDNSNKYYDKPNKHGKD, encoded by the exons atggataatcacaaatatatag acAAGTCAAAATCAGGGGATTGGATTTGCACAGATGAAAA CTGTCGAAATGTTAATTTTTCCAAGAGGACACACTGTAATCGATGTAACCGAGTGAGACCCAAGAGTATAG gaaaaaataccaaaaacatttttttcaaatcaAATGACTGGAAATGTGACGACTGTGGTAATATTAACTGGGCCAAGAgagaaaaatgtaatatatgtaGTAAAAGTAGATATAccaaaatattaaatgaacataaaaataataaagaaataagaaCAGGAAAAGGTGGAGGACATTATGATATTCAGCACAATAATGAGAAGCGAGTTCACGATTCAGAAGATGAGGAATATGACGAATTtggacgaaaaaaaaaaaaaaaaatcaaaacag aggattatgaaaaaaaggaaaaacgATATTCAGAAGATAGTCGtataaataatcataaagatatatcatataaacataataacaattataaaaataaaaattcagATAGATCCAGGTCCAGAAGTGTTTCTTCAGATATTAAAAGGAAGGAACATATTCCCGATCGTGGGattgaaataaaaaagtatgATAGGTCAAGTAAATACGATGACAAATATGATAGGTCAAGTAAATACGATGACAAATATGATAGGTCAAGTAAATACGATGGAAAATATGATAGGTCAAGTAAATACGATGACAAATATGATAGATCAAATAAGTATgatgataaatatgatagGTCAAATAAGTATgatgataaatatgatagATCAAATAAGTATgatgataaatatgatagGTCAAGTAAATACGATGACAAATATGATAGGTCAAATAAGTATgatgataaatatgatagATCAAATAAGTATgatgataaatatgatagGTCAAATAAGTATgatgataaatatgatagACCTAATAAATACgatgataaatatgatagATCTAATAAATACgatgataaatatgataattcaaataaatattatgataaacCTAATAAGCATGGAAAGGattaa